The genomic segment ACGAAACCCGGGCTAATGCCGACCAGATGAAAGACCAGTACGAGTATACGGCGCGGGTTGAAGACCGTCTTTCGCGCCGGGTGGCGTCAATGATCGCCCCGATTGTCGGCATTGGACGCTTCCGTACGGAAGTCACCGCAGATCTCGATTTCTCCGCCGTGGAGCGGGCAGAAGAACTGTATAACCCGGAACAGCAGGCGGTGCGCAGCGAACGGGAGCTGAGTGAACAACGCGGTGCCGGTGCGAACGGTGGCATTCCGGGCGCCTTGAGCAACCAGCCCCCGGGCAATGCAACCGTGCCCGAACAGGCAGCGGGCCAGGAAGGTGATGGTGCTCCCGCGGCACCTCCGGTGAATGTGCGTCGTGAATCCACCCGAAACTATGAACTGGACCGCACCGTCAGCTATACACGTCAGCAGTTGGGCGGTATCAAGCGGGTAACCGTTGCCCTGGCAGTGGATGACATGAAGGTGGTGAACCCGGAAACAGGGCAGGTTACCTACGAGCCCTGGCCGGAATCCGAACTTCAGCGCCTGAGTATGCTGGTGCGGGATGCGGTCGGTTACTCGGCCGCCCGAGGCGACAGTGTGACGGTTATGAACACGGCGTTTTCGCCGGAAGAATCGGTGGAGTTTGAGACGCCTGGATTCTGGGAGCAGCCCTGGTTCTGGGACCTGATGAAGCAGGTTCTGGCCGGCCTGGTGATTCTGATTCTGGTGTTAGGCTTGCTACGGCCCGCGCTCAAGAGCCTTTCTGGCGCGGGAACCAAAGAGCGCAGTGATGAATCTGACGGTGGTGGTTACGGTGGCTTGGATGGAATCGAGGGCGGCGATGCGCTCAGAGACGCCATGTCAGCTCAGGATGATCTGCTTTTGCCGGGTGCCACAGACAGTTATGATAGGCAATTGAATGCTCTCAAAGGCCTGATTGCGGAAGACCCGGCCAGGGTTGCTCAGGTCATGCGCCAGTGGGTGAATGTCGATGACTGAAGAGAACGCTCAGTTCCAGGGGGATAACACCCCCAGAAAACAGCAGCGCAAGATTCCGCGTGTCGAGCAGGCGGCCATACTGTTGATGTCCCTGGGCGAGGCAGATGCCGCCGAGGTGCTCAAACACATGGGCCCGAAAGAAGTACAGCGTGTGGGCGTTGCCATGGCCCAGATGAGGGATATCAGTAAAGACGACGTCACCTTTGTGTTGAACCAGTTTGTCGAAGCCGTGGGCGGCCAGACCGGGCTCGGGGTTGGTAATGACGATTACATCCGGGCCATGCTGACCCAGGCCCTGGGCGATGACAAAGCCGCCAGTTTGATTGACCGGATTCTGGTGGGCGGCAACACCACGGGCCTGGATACCCTGAAATGGATGGAGCCGCGGGCCGTTGGCGATATTA from the Marinobacter sp. LQ44 genome contains:
- the fliF gene encoding flagellar basal-body MS-ring/collar protein FliF — its product is MASVPAQTTATDVPATQDADAPESRSNLLLGFNRLNLLRQVGLMVGLAASVALGVAVVLWAQEPNYQPVVGDLSAYNPQDVTTILDSNGIKYRMDPRTGALLVPSNEVHNARLKLAAEGVTDRRTIGYELLDQDRGLGTSQFMETISYRRGLEGELARTIATMRGVRNARVHLAIPERSVFIRDAREPTASVFLEVFAGRRPEQEQIRAIVNLVAGSVPMMSREQVTVVDQNGNLLTGDETRANADQMKDQYEYTARVEDRLSRRVASMIAPIVGIGRFRTEVTADLDFSAVERAEELYNPEQQAVRSERELSEQRGAGANGGIPGALSNQPPGNATVPEQAAGQEGDGAPAAPPVNVRRESTRNYELDRTVSYTRQQLGGIKRVTVALAVDDMKVVNPETGQVTYEPWPESELQRLSMLVRDAVGYSAARGDSVTVMNTAFSPEESVEFETPGFWEQPWFWDLMKQVLAGLVILILVLGLLRPALKSLSGAGTKERSDESDGGGYGGLDGIEGGDALRDAMSAQDDLLLPGATDSYDRQLNALKGLIAEDPARVAQVMRQWVNVDD